From Argopecten irradians isolate NY chromosome 2, Ai_NY, whole genome shotgun sequence, the proteins below share one genomic window:
- the LOC138317059 gene encoding uncharacterized protein — translation MEWYPLLPFVTIFLFVYTTEGRSPPMCEHDGKYYTDGETVTDGCVTAMCYRGRKWRPTKAGCLFNGKCLRNRQTVNAEECQSVQCIANKRMTRTKLVYKTDCPWKGECMKNRRTWMEGCIEYKCRVKKNKAKVEIAKKGCEYAGKCYKNEEHFSDDSGSCYCSNGELMCVGVPVTHVHTTRGGRSTRPPITMQ, via the exons ATGGAGTGGTACCCTTTATTACCTTTCGTCACAATCTTCCTTTTCGTTTATACCACAGAAGGACGAT CCCCGCCCATGTGTGAACATGACGGTAAGTACTACACTGATGGAGAGACCGTGACTGATGGCTGTGTCACCGCCATGTGTTACCGCGGTCGGAAGTGGAGACCCACCAAGGCTG GATGTCTGTTTAATGGTAAATGCCTTAGAAACAGACAGACTGTGAATGCTGAGGAGTGCCAATCTGTTCAGTGTATAGCCAACAAAAGGATGACGAGAACCAAGCTTGTGTATAAGACAG ACTGTCCGTGGAAAGGCGAGTGTATGAAGAACAGACGGACCTGGATGGAAGGCTGTATTGAATACAAATGTCGTGTAAAGAAGAATAAAGCCAAGGTCGAGATAGCCAAAAAAG GTTGTGAATATGCTGGAAAGTGCTACAAAAACGAAGAGCATTTTTCGGACGACAGTGGGTCATGTTACTGTAGTAATGGAGAATTGATGTGTGTTGGTGTACCagtcacacatgtacatacaacaaGGGGTGGCCGCAGTACCCGTCCGCCAATCACAATGCAGTAA
- the LOC138317061 gene encoding acetylcholine receptor subunit beta-type acr-3-like, which translates to MKYRKGSDITFRRNTQFATDMNVFAVLLSMLCISYITCSVTNSETELLDHIFTGYNPLARPVINGTTPVIVDVSMYLNSFEIAEESQELTTRGWFIFKWKNELLAWNMTEYPVSNLIVSPSMVWLPSLTIFNSNDDRNAIIRSISGVKLSPDGTISWSPDVSMKTSCPISVMKYPFDKQNCDINVIAWLRRSSEQEFRSVYNKISVVSDELNTEWEYLGSSIKVETIIYADLSSVEFNIEVKRRPFYQIVHTLIPIVLLSYMNCFIFIIPINSGENTSFGVAIFLAFAVFIGPVKESLPVTSTETCILTVYMIAQFCVGGLETCLSCITLRLASRTTPVKTNSWWNTLINITFRQKQGGLKVSPEQISSDAQIIKVKSSKESDEIGVTKPQGISTSEQPQGDVDIDWVTLSSKLNTALFFLCILVKTVLLMVYLVSTV; encoded by the coding sequence ATGAAATACAGAAAAGGCAGTGACATTACTTTCCGAAGAAATACGCAGTTCGCGACAGATATGAATGTCTTTGCAGTGCTGCTTTCGATGTTGTGCATTTCTTATATAACTTGTAGTGTAACAAACAGTGAGACTGAACTGCTGGACCATATCTTCACTGGCTACAACCCACTCGCCAGACCAGTAATAAATGGTACCACTCCTGTCATCGTGGACGTGTCCATGTATCTAAATTCATTCGAAATTGCCGAAGAAAGTCAAGAACTGACCACGAGAGGGTGGTTTATATTCAAGTGGAAAAACGAATTGTTGGCCTGGAACATGACTGAATACCCAGTGTCTAATCTGATTGTTAGCCCCTCGATGGTTTGGCTACCTTCTTTGACCATTTTCAACTCGAATGATGACAGAAATGCTATAATCAGAAGCATTTCCGGTGTCAAGCTTTCACCGGACGGAACAATATCTTGGTCACCAGATGTATCGATGAAGACATCGTGTCCAATATCCGTTATGAAATACCCATTCGACAAACAGAACTGCGACATCAATGTCATAGCGTGGTTAAGACGATCTTCTGAACAAGAGTTCAGGTCGGTATACAATAAAATAAGTGTGGTGTCGGACGAATTAAACACGGAATGGGAATATCTCGGATCGTCCATTAAGGTTGAAACGATTATATACGCTGATTTATCTTCGGTTGAGTTTAATATTGAAGTGAAAAGACGTCCGTTTTATCAGATTGTTCACACTCTTATACCCATTGTACTATTATCCTACATGAActgtttcattttcatcattCCCATCAACTCCGGCGAGAACACCTCGTTTGGAGTAGCCATATTTCTGGCTTTTGCCGTTTTCATTGGCCCCGTAAAGGAGTCGCTGCCTGTGACGTCTACTGAGACGTGTATTCTGACAGTGTATATGATCGCCCAGTTCTGTGTTGGAGGTTTGGAAACTTGTTTGTCTTGTATAACTCTACGTCTGGCCTCAAGGACAACACCAGTCAAAACAAATAGCTGGTGGAATACACTCATAAACATAACCTTTCGTCAAAAACAAGGTGGTTTAAAGGTTTCTCCTGAGCAGATATCTTCGGACGCTCAGATTATTAAAGTGAAATCCTCGAAAGAGAGTGATGAAATCGGTGTAACGAAACCTCAAGGCATCAGTACTTCTGAACAACCACAAGGTGATGTCGACATTGATTGGGTAACATTGTCATCCAAGTTAAACACGGCGctattctttttatgtatattggTAAAAACGGTGCTTCTTATGGTTTATCTGGTATCGACTGTTTAA